Proteins co-encoded in one Salvia splendens isolate huo1 chromosome 4, SspV2, whole genome shotgun sequence genomic window:
- the LOC121801219 gene encoding uncharacterized protein LOC121801219, which yields MAVVEFLGMPVSWAMVIGIIQYLGPVWFAFFLGVIVGWVWKPRWATLGNCKFDFSSPPSPSTLFRGLVSAQSLDSCKDGTASCSLDKEQMAMTPMIDTAVCSPSDMGEEDHPLITNEDLEHLCHLVERKDGGPPWKHMMECSAHDMSYQAWQRDPQSGPPQYCSRTVYENATPELVRDFFWDDDFRLKWDNMLTHASILEECPTTGIMVVRWIRKFPFFCSDREYIIGRRIWESGRSYYCVTKGVPSSLPRKDKPRRVDLLYSSWFIQAVESRKGDGQLSACEVILFHHEDMGIPWEIAKFGVRQGMWGAVKNIHRGFRAYQKHRASGAPLSRHAFMAQINTKLDPDYLKVLEDEEVPAQTQLVDSADGKAKGVKIPKLLIIGGAIAVACSLDRGLLTKALIFGVARKLGNMGGRPCHW from the exons atgGCGGTGGTGGAGTTTTTGGGGATGCCGGTGAGCTGGGCGATGGTAATTGGAATAATTCAGTATTTGGGGCCGGTTTggtttgcattttttttgggtGTAATTGTGGGATGGGTTTGGAAACCTAGGTGGGCGACTCTGGGGAATTGTAAATTTGATTTTTCGTCGCCGCCGTCGCCTTCTACTCTTTTTAGAGGGTTGGTTTCAGCTCAGAGTTTGGATTCTTGCAAGGATGGGACTGCAAGTTGTAGCTTGGATAAGGAGCAAATGGCGATGACACCAATGATTGACACTGCTGTTTGCAG TCCATCTGATATGGGCGAAGAAGACCACCCACTTATTACAAACGAGGATTTGGAACATTTGTGCCATCTTGTTGAGAGGAAAGATGGAGGACCCCCTTGGAAGCATATGATGGAATGTTCAGCACATGATATGAGCTACCAAGCATGGCAGAGAGATCCTCAG AGTGGCCCTCCTCAATATTGTAGCAGAACTGTTTATGAAAATGCCACTCCAGAATTAGTGAGAGACTTTTTCTGGGATGATGATTTCCGATTAAAATGGGATAATATGCTTACACATGCCTCTATTCTAGAAGAATGCCCGACCACAGGGATTATGGTGGTTCGCTGGATTCGCAAG TTCCCTTTCTTCTGCAGTGACAGAGAATACATAATTGGACGGAGAATATGGGAATCCGGAAGATCATATTACTGTGTGACTAAG GGAGTTCCCTCATCTCTTCCAAGGAAAGATAAACCAAGACGCGTTGATCTTCTATACTCAAGTTGGTTCATTCAAGCAG TGGAATCAAGGAAAGGAGATGGTCAGCTGTCCGCATGCGAGGTGATACTCTTCCATCACGAAGACATGGGCATCCCGTGGGAGATAGCGAAATTTGGCGTGCGGCAAGGGATGTGGGGAGCGGTGAAGAACATTCACCGTGGTTTCAGAGCTTACCAGAAACACAGAGCATCAGGAGCGCCCCTCTCTCGCCACGCTTTCATGGCTCAGATTAACACAAAGCTTGACCCCGACTACCTGAAAGTGCTGGAAGACGAGGAAGTGCCGGCACAGACACAATTAGTGGACTCAGCTGATGGAAAGGCGAAGGGCGTGAAGATACCGAAGCTTCTGATAATCGGAGGTGCAATCGCAGTTGCCTGCAGCCTCGACCGGGGACTCCTGACGAAGGCGCTCATATTTGGTGTCGCGAGAAAGCTGGGAAATATGGGAGGACGGCCGTGCCACTGGTGA
- the LOC121798249 gene encoding 60S acidic ribosomal protein P1-like, producing MSVGELACTYAALVLHDDGIPITAEKISTLLKAANLSVESYWPSLFAKLCEKRNVEDLIVNVGAGGGGGAVAVAAPTAGGAAAAAAPAAEEKKKEEEKEESDDDMGFGLFD from the exons ATGTCGGTGGGAGAGCTCGCTTGCACCTATGCTGCTTTGGTCCTCCACGACGATGGAATCCCCATCACG GCGGAGAAAATCTCGACCCTGCTGAAGGCTGCGAATTTGTCTGTTGAGTCGTACTGGCCCAGTCTCTTCGCTAAGCTTTGCGAGAAGAGGAATGTTGAAGATCTCATCGTGAACGTTGGCgctggtggtggcggtggcgcCGTCGCAGTCGCTGCTCCAACTGCTGGTGGCGCCGCTGCCGCAGCTGCCCCTGCCGctgaggagaagaagaag GAGGAGGAAAAGGAGGAAAGTGACGACGACATGGGCTTTGGCTTGTTTGATTAA